The following coding sequences are from one Deinococcus betulae window:
- the sppA gene encoding signal peptide peptidase SppA: protein MPNIPFLNKADDALPGGVTRPTWVVLDLAGPYPERQPGNPVQALLSRTETLEALAGRIQKLKGASWLHGVLVRFGEFTAAPAAAHAVRGLLHDLAQSTRVVAYLPHLNMVSLLAASGASELVAPESAEVNLNGFGLESTFLGEFLKKRGIEFENLRIREYKAALTRFSQDHMDDHNREQLQAYLDGLEGAWAADLASARGVSPEQAAAWLDADLTSAQGALDAGLITKVAYEDELIGPASRPFGAVVNWLMPDKQSSKKGRVAVVPLVGAIITGKSRINPVPLPLLGGPMAGSDTVVAALKRAKEDKTTQAIVLYVNSGGGSALASDLIWREVQQSEKPVVVVMGEYAASGGYYVAAHAKTIVASPYTLTGSIGVVSGKPILEEFNRRHGLNPERVGRDRALMFSPARRYSDEEREHVEKGILEVYDRFISRVAQGRGLTKERVNELGRGRIWSGQDALDYGLVDELGDLRTGLARARELAGLPEDAPAWNVTPKGHGPLPEFAQEAARAAQVSLWPFGSERVLAWFDQDIKVR from the coding sequence ATGCCCAACATTCCGTTTCTGAACAAGGCCGACGACGCTCTTCCCGGTGGCGTGACCCGGCCCACCTGGGTGGTGCTGGACCTGGCCGGCCCCTACCCCGAACGCCAGCCAGGCAACCCGGTGCAGGCCCTCCTGAGCCGCACCGAGACCCTGGAAGCCCTGGCCGGGCGTATCCAGAAACTGAAGGGGGCGTCGTGGCTGCACGGCGTCCTGGTGCGCTTTGGCGAGTTCACGGCGGCGCCCGCAGCGGCGCACGCGGTGCGCGGCCTGCTGCATGACCTGGCGCAGAGTACACGGGTGGTGGCCTACCTGCCGCACCTGAACATGGTGAGCCTGCTGGCCGCCAGCGGCGCCTCCGAACTGGTCGCGCCGGAATCTGCCGAGGTGAACCTGAACGGTTTTGGCCTGGAAAGCACCTTCCTGGGCGAATTTCTGAAAAAACGCGGCATCGAGTTCGAGAACCTGCGCATTCGGGAATACAAGGCGGCCCTGACCCGCTTCTCGCAGGACCACATGGACGACCACAACCGCGAGCAGCTTCAGGCGTATCTGGACGGCCTGGAAGGCGCCTGGGCCGCCGACCTGGCCAGCGCGCGCGGCGTCAGCCCCGAGCAGGCCGCCGCCTGGCTGGACGCCGACCTGACCAGCGCGCAGGGCGCCCTGGACGCCGGGCTGATTACCAAGGTCGCCTACGAGGACGAGCTGATTGGGCCGGCCTCGCGCCCTTTTGGGGCGGTGGTGAACTGGCTGATGCCCGACAAGCAGAGCAGCAAGAAGGGCCGGGTGGCGGTGGTGCCGCTGGTCGGGGCCATCATCACGGGCAAGAGCCGCATCAACCCGGTGCCTCTGCCACTGCTGGGCGGCCCGATGGCCGGGTCCGACACGGTGGTCGCCGCGCTGAAACGCGCCAAAGAAGACAAGACCACGCAGGCCATCGTCCTGTACGTGAACAGCGGCGGCGGCAGCGCGCTGGCCAGTGACCTCATCTGGCGCGAGGTGCAGCAGAGCGAGAAGCCCGTGGTCGTGGTCATGGGCGAATACGCGGCCAGCGGCGGCTACTACGTGGCGGCGCACGCCAAAACCATTGTGGCCTCGCCGTACACCCTGACCGGCTCGATTGGCGTGGTCAGCGGCAAGCCGATTCTGGAGGAATTCAACCGCCGCCACGGCCTCAACCCCGAGCGCGTGGGCCGCGACCGCGCGCTGATGTTCTCCCCAGCCCGCCGCTACAGCGACGAGGAACGGGAACACGTGGAAAAGGGCATTCTGGAGGTGTACGACCGCTTTATCAGCCGCGTGGCGCAGGGGCGCGGGCTGACCAAAGAGCGGGTCAATGAGCTGGGCCGGGGCCGCATCTGGAGCGGCCAGGACGCCCTGGACTACGGGTTGGTAGATGAGCTGGGTGACCTGAGAACCGGCCTGGCCCGCGCCCGCGAACTGGCCGGTCTGCCGGAAGACGCCCCCGCCTGGAACGTGACCCCCAAGGGCCACGGCCCCCTGCCCGAGTTTGCCCAGGAAGCCGCCCGCGCCGCCCAGGTGAGCCTGTGGCCCTTTGGCAGCGAGCGCGTGTTGGCGTGGTTTGACCAGGACATCAAGGTTCGGTAA
- a CDS encoding group III truncated hemoglobin has product MTASSALTPGPLLSTSPLPDWPGVEEATLTALPCAGALLLPHDGLPVADVQGQPARWAALNLVSSALRRGVPVLGWGSGAALLGRVLGAAVTAGQPDWAAAPRGAQVHGWSGLVPRHWTLGRAVAWADPEVPPQVRADFLAALPGWTARSPASPLEEVGGETAVRAVVAEFYARAQADPLLGPVFTAHIQDWPAHLNRVTAFWVTVLGGAEGTGPPWRGNLNAAHAGLGVRGEHLARWLALWAATAHDLLPTPAAGLLAARAQTMGARLGTRPGLRGTSGRPPP; this is encoded by the coding sequence ATGACCGCCAGCAGCGCGCTGACCCCTGGGCCGCTGCTCTCCACCTCTCCCCTGCCGGACTGGCCAGGCGTAGAGGAGGCCACCCTGACGGCACTGCCCTGTGCGGGCGCCCTGCTGCTGCCCCACGATGGCCTGCCGGTCGCCGATGTGCAGGGCCAGCCGGCGCGCTGGGCGGCGCTGAATCTGGTCAGCAGCGCCCTGCGGCGGGGCGTGCCGGTGCTGGGCTGGGGCTCGGGGGCCGCGCTGCTGGGGCGGGTGCTGGGCGCCGCCGTGACGGCGGGTCAGCCCGACTGGGCCGCCGCTCCGCGCGGCGCGCAGGTCCACGGCTGGTCTGGGCTGGTGCCGCGCCACTGGACTTTAGGCCGCGCTGTGGCCTGGGCTGACCCTGAGGTGCCCCCGCAGGTGCGGGCCGATTTTCTGGCGGCCCTGCCTGGTTGGACCGCGCGCAGCCCCGCTTCACCGCTGGAGGAGGTAGGAGGCGAAACGGCCGTGCGCGCTGTGGTGGCCGAGTTCTATGCCCGCGCCCAGGCTGACCCACTGCTGGGCCCTGTGTTTACAGCCCACATTCAGGACTGGCCCGCCCACCTGAACCGGGTCACCGCCTTCTGGGTCACGGTGCTGGGCGGCGCCGAGGGCACCGGCCCCCCCTGGCGCGGCAACCTAAACGCCGCGCACGCGGGCCTGGGGGTGCGCGGCGAGCACCTGGCCCGTTGGCTGGCACTGTGGGCGGCCACCGCCCACGACCTGCTGCCCACCCCAGCCGCTGGTCTGCTGGCTGCCCGCGCACAGACGATGGGCGCGCGCCTGGGCACACGACCGGGCCTGCGGGGAACTTCTGGGCGCCCACCCCCGTAG
- a CDS encoding c-type cytochrome → MKNTFAVTMTLLLALTLGGSIAGYRIATTPHHEEEAHKETPTPGSEEAPSPNSAATGAEGDASAQGDVRAENDGGTQAGENGAVIASSDLKTGDTPAASTEGTAENTPPSETVGQTGQEPADTAAAAEPEGDPSAGGKLFVGNCAGCHGPEGQGGVGPALGQVKEWNLAQFTAVLREGKTPERELSAVMPRFSEQQLTDSDIANIYTFVKTLN, encoded by the coding sequence ATGAAGAACACGTTCGCCGTCACCATGACGCTGCTGCTGGCCCTGACGCTGGGCGGCTCGATTGCCGGCTACCGCATCGCCACCACGCCGCACCACGAGGAAGAGGCGCACAAGGAAACCCCCACCCCAGGCAGCGAGGAAGCCCCCAGCCCCAACAGCGCGGCCACGGGCGCAGAGGGCGACGCCAGCGCGCAGGGCGACGTGAGGGCCGAGAACGACGGCGGCACCCAGGCCGGCGAGAACGGCGCCGTGATTGCCAGCAGCGACCTGAAAACCGGTGACACCCCCGCCGCCAGCACCGAGGGCACCGCCGAGAACACCCCGCCCAGCGAAACCGTGGGCCAGACGGGTCAGGAACCCGCCGACACGGCCGCCGCCGCCGAACCCGAGGGCGACCCTTCTGCAGGCGGCAAGCTGTTTGTGGGCAACTGCGCCGGGTGCCACGGCCCCGAAGGCCAGGGCGGCGTCGGCCCGGCCCTGGGTCAGGTCAAGGAATGGAACCTGGCACAGTTCACGGCTGTGCTGCGTGAAGGCAAGACGCCCGAACGTGAACTGTCGGCCGTTATGCCCCGCTTTAGCGAGCAACAGCTGACCGATTCGGACATTGCCAACATCTACACCTTCGTCAAGACCCTCAACTGA
- a CDS encoding helical backbone metal receptor produces the protein MSPRLASLTCSNTDILHALGATDLLVAVDSHSDAPGLDHAARLGPDLNIDVAALVAARPDLVLASLSVPGMERVVEAVQAAGLETVILDPTSVPQTVASIRQVGALLGLPGRGEEVAQTLEAELAALYRPAPRAPRVLVEWWPRPIIAATRESWVTDLLAGLGAVNALADLEGRSRPLTLDQVREAQPDLIVCSWCGVKKLRPEVIEARGLGVPVVAVPESGLGRPGPRLIEGARQIRAAIDSRVVRCGL, from the coding sequence ATGTCCCCGCGCCTGGCCAGTCTGACGTGCAGCAACACCGACATCCTGCACGCCTTGGGCGCCACGGACCTGCTGGTGGCGGTCGACAGTCACAGTGACGCGCCGGGGCTGGACCACGCCGCGCGCCTGGGGCCCGACCTGAATATTGATGTGGCGGCGCTGGTGGCGGCCCGTCCCGACCTTGTGCTGGCGTCCCTGAGTGTGCCGGGCATGGAGCGGGTGGTTGAGGCGGTGCAGGCCGCCGGCCTGGAGACGGTCATCCTGGACCCGACGAGCGTGCCGCAAACCGTGGCCAGCATCCGGCAGGTGGGGGCGCTGTTGGGGCTGCCGGGCCGGGGGGAGGAGGTGGCCCAGACGTTGGAGGCCGAGCTGGCCGCCCTGTACCGCCCTGCCCCCCGCGCCCCCCGCGTGCTGGTGGAGTGGTGGCCCAGGCCCATCATTGCCGCCACCCGCGAGTCCTGGGTGACCGACCTGCTAGCGGGACTGGGCGCTGTCAATGCCCTGGCCGACCTGGAGGGCCGCAGCCGCCCCCTGACGCTGGACCAGGTGCGTGAGGCCCAGCCGGACCTGATCGTATGTTCATGGTGCGGCGTGAAAAAACTGCGCCCCGAGGTCATCGAGGCGCGGGGGCTGGGCGTGCCGGTGGTGGCGGTGCCCGAAAGTGGGCTGGGCCGCCCTGGCCCCCGCCTGATTGAGGGCGCACGGCAGATTCGGGCGGCGATAGACAGCCGGGTGGTGAGGTGTGGGCTGTAG
- a CDS encoding TetR/AcrR family transcriptional regulator, whose product MARKVNPIQDRARRAALERAAYLAIYERGYADVTLADIAAHAGVSRGTLVYHFGSRAGLLGAVMRRFSRTIAVATRRAVRQATTPDDKLRAYVENQFYGVENTRRFYTVSLDFLAAATRDPELMAVQRAFLKESLAVDLELARLAGETGAPGRARLLRAIVEGLSVRFLADPEPDLAQYRADCLAGLRAVLDRGVEGGGCGM is encoded by the coding sequence ATGGCGCGCAAGGTCAACCCCATTCAGGACCGCGCCCGCCGCGCCGCCCTGGAACGGGCCGCGTACCTGGCCATCTACGAGCGGGGCTACGCCGACGTGACGCTGGCCGACATCGCCGCCCACGCCGGGGTCAGCCGGGGCACGCTGGTTTACCACTTCGGCAGCCGCGCGGGGCTGCTGGGCGCCGTGATGCGCCGGTTCTCGCGCACGATTGCCGTGGCCACCCGCCGCGCCGTGCGGCAGGCCACCACCCCCGACGACAAGCTGCGCGCCTACGTTGAGAACCAGTTTTACGGCGTCGAGAACACCCGCCGGTTTTACACGGTGTCCCTGGATTTTCTGGCCGCCGCCACCCGCGACCCTGAACTCATGGCCGTGCAGCGCGCCTTTTTAAAAGAGTCCCTAGCCGTGGACCTGGAACTGGCCCGTCTGGCGGGCGAAACCGGCGCCCCAGGCCGCGCCCGCCTGCTGCGCGCCATCGTGGAGGGCCTGAGTGTGCGCTTCCTGGCCGACCCCGAACCCGATCTGGCCCAGTACCGGGCTGACTGCCTGGCAGGGCTACGAGCGGTGCTGGACAGAGGGGTGGAGGGCGGAGGTTGTGGGATGTAG
- a CDS encoding LrgB family protein, whose amino-acid sequence MLWLALTLLAFGVGVLAQSRAKTPLTNPTLVATLLVAGALLVLAVPYAHYAQAVQPLTSLLAPAVVALAAPLYRHRALLRRQWRALGLGGALGTGLAVAADAGLAHLLNLAPEAQRALLTAPATSPVALQLAPLTHAPPALAATLAVLSGLVGALVLPSVLTRLGVGHPLARGVGLGSVAHGIGTARAREEHAQSGAAASVGMGLAALLVTGLVGLLTRLGG is encoded by the coding sequence ATGCTCTGGCTGGCCCTCACGCTGCTGGCGTTTGGGGTGGGCGTCCTGGCTCAGTCCCGCGCTAAAACACCGCTGACCAACCCCACCCTGGTGGCGACCCTGCTGGTGGCCGGCGCGCTGCTGGTTCTGGCTGTGCCCTACGCCCACTACGCGCAGGCCGTGCAGCCCCTGACCAGCTTGCTGGCCCCGGCGGTGGTGGCGCTGGCCGCGCCACTCTACCGGCACCGGGCGCTGCTGCGGCGGCAGTGGCGGGCGCTGGGGTTGGGGGGAGCGCTCGGCACCGGACTGGCCGTGGCCGCCGACGCTGGTTTGGCCCACCTGCTGAACCTGGCCCCAGAGGCCCAGCGTGCCCTGCTGACCGCCCCCGCCACCAGCCCAGTGGCCCTGCAACTGGCGCCGCTGACCCACGCGCCTCCTGCCCTGGCCGCCACGCTGGCCGTGCTGTCAGGCCTGGTGGGTGCACTGGTGCTGCCGTCAGTCCTGACCCGGCTGGGTGTGGGGCACCCACTGGCCCGCGGCGTGGGGTTGGGCTCGGTGGCCCACGGCATTGGCACTGCGCGGGCACGCGAGGAACACGCGCAGAGTGGCGCGGCGGCCTCGGTGGGCATGGGGCTGGCGGCGCTGCTGGTCACCGGGTTGGTGGGGCTCTTGACCCGGCTGGGGGGATAA
- a CDS encoding CidA/LrgA family protein, with protein MPAPARFVLGLGVLLAFAAAGQALASGLKLPLPGPVLGLALLWAALALRLVRLHWIEDAADGLLSVLGLLFVPATVGFIQFLGAGAAWGLWLLVLTAGLLLGAGAAGLLATRLLRPEE; from the coding sequence GTGCCGGCCCCAGCGCGCTTTGTCCTGGGCCTGGGCGTGCTGCTGGCGTTTGCCGCAGCCGGCCAGGCCCTGGCCAGCGGGCTGAAGCTGCCGCTGCCCGGCCCAGTGCTGGGGCTGGCACTGTTGTGGGCCGCTCTGGCGCTGAGGCTGGTGCGCCTGCACTGGATCGAGGACGCCGCCGACGGCCTGCTGAGCGTGCTGGGGCTGCTGTTCGTGCCCGCCACGGTTGGCTTCATTCAGTTTCTGGGTGCAGGCGCGGCGTGGGGCCTGTGGCTGCTGGTGCTGACCGCCGGGCTGCTGCTGGGGGCTGGCGCGGCTGGCCTGCTGGCCACGCGCCTGCTGCGGCCGGAAGAGTAA
- a CDS encoding 5'-methylthioadenosine/adenosylhomocysteine nucleosidase — protein sequence MLAIIGAMDEEIEVLLADLQAREDLTFPGVTLHRGALDGVPVLLTRGGIGKVNAAMTTTYLLTQGATRIIFTGVAGGVHPDLKVGDIVVSTDCVQHDVDVTALNYPIGTVPGETPSWAADPILRAVALEAAGEVPGVRALEGRVASGDQFIASRDEVGRLWTAFGAACAEMEGAAVAQVCAKAGVPFVVIRSVSDTADQDAQVDYREFMPQVARHAKQVVRGMLARLSGQAPAAGPSAG from the coding sequence ATGCTGGCGATTATCGGTGCGATGGACGAAGAAATTGAGGTCTTGCTGGCCGACTTGCAGGCCCGCGAAGACCTGACCTTTCCCGGCGTGACCCTGCACCGGGGCGCCCTGGACGGCGTGCCGGTGCTGCTGACGCGCGGCGGGATCGGCAAGGTGAACGCTGCCATGACGACCACCTACCTGCTGACCCAGGGGGCCACCCGCATCATCTTTACCGGCGTGGCCGGCGGCGTTCACCCGGACCTGAAGGTCGGGGACATCGTGGTGAGCACCGACTGCGTGCAGCACGACGTGGACGTGACGGCGCTGAACTATCCCATCGGCACCGTGCCGGGCGAAACGCCGTCCTGGGCCGCCGACCCCATCCTGCGTGCGGTGGCCCTGGAAGCCGCCGGGGAGGTGCCGGGCGTGCGCGCCCTGGAAGGCCGGGTGGCCAGCGGCGATCAGTTCATCGCCTCACGAGACGAGGTCGGGCGCCTGTGGACCGCCTTTGGCGCCGCCTGCGCCGAGATGGAGGGCGCGGCGGTGGCCCAGGTGTGTGCCAAGGCGGGCGTGCCCTTTGTGGTCATCCGCTCGGTCAGCGACACCGCCGACCAGGACGCCCAGGTGGATTACCGCGAGTTCATGCCGCAGGTGGCCCGCCACGCCAAACAGGTCGTGCGCGGCATGCTGGCCCGTCTGAGCGGTCAGGCGCCGGCCGCTGGCCCCAGCGCGGGCTAA
- a CDS encoding MalY/PatB family protein — protein sequence MTDAPPPVLDPRDTLDQAALRHPDSFKWTLHPEDVIPLWIADMDYPVAPPIVAALEDRLKHGLGYAQLMGDPALKAALSEKLAGQGLGDLPEGGITFLPGVVPGIYAAVHALTSPGEPVVTMTPIYHPFHLSITDQGRRVAGVPLRETGAGYEINWAALDAASRGARLLLLCHPHNPTGRVWTADELRRLRELVLARDLFVMSDELHADLRFTGEPFEAFAADPRVQSRTLTLTGPCKAYNTAGLGIGAMVSHNAALVARVRRAAGGLMGHESALSVTMWRAALKEGGPWLSETLAYLRSNRDFLVEYMHTHWPWARVQAPEATYLAWLDLRAHPRAGDMQAFLLQEARVAVHDGPIFAHEAHKAQYQGFVRLNFATSRALLTEALERMTVAFGQ from the coding sequence ATGACGGACGCCCCTCCGCCGGTTCTCGACCCGCGCGACACGCTGGACCAGGCCGCCCTGCGCCACCCGGATTCGTTCAAGTGGACGCTGCACCCCGAAGACGTGATTCCGCTGTGGATTGCCGACATGGACTATCCGGTGGCGCCGCCCATCGTGGCTGCGCTGGAAGACCGCCTGAAGCATGGTCTGGGCTACGCGCAGCTGATGGGCGACCCAGCCCTGAAAGCGGCCCTGAGTGAGAAGCTCGCTGGTCAGGGTCTGGGCGACCTGCCCGAAGGAGGCATCACCTTTTTGCCGGGCGTGGTGCCGGGCATCTACGCCGCCGTTCACGCCCTGACCAGCCCCGGCGAGCCGGTGGTCACGATGACCCCCATCTACCACCCCTTTCACCTGAGCATCACCGATCAGGGGCGCCGGGTGGCGGGGGTGCCGCTGCGCGAGACGGGCGCCGGCTACGAGATCAACTGGGCGGCGCTGGACGCGGCCTCACGCGGGGCGCGGCTGCTGCTGCTGTGCCATCCACACAACCCCACTGGGCGCGTGTGGACCGCCGATGAACTGCGCCGGCTGCGCGAGCTGGTGCTGGCGCGCGACCTCTTCGTGATGAGTGACGAGCTGCACGCCGACCTGCGCTTTACCGGTGAACCCTTTGAGGCCTTTGCCGCTGACCCGCGCGTGCAGAGCCGCACCCTGACCCTGACCGGGCCGTGCAAGGCGTACAACACGGCGGGGCTGGGCATCGGCGCGATGGTCAGCCACAACGCGGCCCTGGTGGCGCGGGTGCGCCGGGCAGCGGGCGGCCTGATGGGCCACGAAAGCGCCCTGAGCGTGACCATGTGGCGCGCCGCGCTGAAAGAGGGCGGCCCCTGGCTCTCGGAAACCCTGGCTTACCTGCGCAGCAACCGCGACTTTCTGGTCGAGTACATGCACACCCACTGGCCCTGGGCGCGCGTGCAGGCCCCCGAGGCGACCTACCTGGCCTGGCTGGACCTGCGCGCCCACCCCCGCGCGGGCGACATGCAGGCGTTCTTGCTGCAAGAAGCGCGCGTCGCGGTCCATGACGGCCCCATCTTTGCCCATGAGGCGCACAAGGCCCAGTACCAGGGCTTCGTGCGCCTGAACTTTGCGACCAGCCGGGCGCTGCTCACCGAGGCGCTGGAACGGATGACCGTAGCGTTTGGTCAGTAG
- the hisG gene encoding ATP phosphoribosyltransferase — MTPAPTHGPQHLTLALPKGRILEEAVALLARAGLPLTVPEKSRALRHEFPGVTVLELRNQDVPVYVDLGVADAGIVGKDVLLESGRAVYEPVDLRFAGCRLSLIREVGASGDISRVGTKYPRAARAYLNARGIPAEIVKLSGNIELACLTGLADAVVDLVQTGSTLRANHLEEVDVLFHSSARLIVNRAALKVRRERLRPLIEALRGLTQDVEGGT, encoded by the coding sequence ATGACCCCAGCCCCCACCCACGGCCCGCAGCACCTGACCCTGGCGCTGCCCAAGGGCCGCATTCTGGAAGAAGCCGTGGCCCTGCTGGCGCGCGCGGGCCTGCCGCTGACCGTTCCCGAAAAGTCCCGCGCCCTGCGCCACGAATTTCCGGGCGTCACTGTGCTGGAACTGCGCAATCAGGACGTGCCCGTCTACGTAGACCTGGGCGTGGCCGACGCAGGCATCGTGGGCAAGGATGTGCTGCTGGAATCTGGCCGGGCCGTCTACGAACCGGTGGACCTGCGCTTTGCCGGGTGCCGCCTGTCCCTGATTCGAGAGGTCGGGGCCTCGGGCGACATCTCGCGGGTGGGCACCAAGTACCCCCGCGCCGCCCGCGCCTACCTGAACGCGCGCGGCATCCCGGCCGAGATTGTCAAGCTCAGCGGCAATATTGAGCTGGCGTGCCTGACCGGCCTGGCCGACGCCGTGGTGGACCTCGTACAGACCGGCAGCACCCTCAGGGCCAACCACTTGGAGGAAGTGGACGTGCTGTTTCATTCCAGCGCCCGCCTGATCGTCAACCGCGCGGCCCTGAAGGTGCGCCGCGAACGCCTGCGCCCCCTCATTGAGGCCCTGCGCGGGCTGACGCAGGACGTGGAGGGTGGGACGTAA
- a CDS encoding ATP phosphoribosyltransferase regulatory subunit, producing MPGVNSAVPTDPAAPRLAAIPEGTRDVLPPEWAQREAIRAQLSACFSRWGYRGVEVPALEYAAPQHPQDALAFKLIDSGGQVLALRSEFTTAVGRLARTRFPQGPYPLRLQYSGRLWLRALSSELGRLREFNQLGVELLGVATPASDAELLHLAAAALDAVGVGAQLEVGYPGYVDAVLEDAGLHGPARAALHDAVDRKSGADVELLAGQFSLDADTRRTLHALTDLYGGPEVLDAAEALAGGERAREAVAHLRVVAARYGGPLLFDLGVSRRYGYYTGLTFRAYAAGINQPVLGGGRYALDGGALPGAGFALGLERLMRALAPSLPPEPEVVLALDLTAAQVARAQGLYAELAWTDDEAQLRAFCAARGIERWVSSGPAGAEFTAVNA from the coding sequence ATGCCCGGCGTGAATTCTGCCGTCCCCACCGACCCCGCCGCGCCGCGTCTGGCGGCCATTCCCGAAGGCACGCGCGACGTGTTGCCCCCCGAGTGGGCGCAGCGTGAGGCCATTCGCGCGCAGCTGTCGGCCTGCTTCAGCCGCTGGGGCTACCGGGGCGTGGAGGTCCCAGCCCTGGAATACGCGGCGCCCCAGCATCCGCAAGACGCCCTGGCCTTCAAGCTGATTGATTCGGGCGGGCAGGTGCTGGCGCTGCGCAGCGAATTCACGACGGCGGTGGGGCGCCTGGCCCGTACCCGCTTCCCGCAAGGGCCGTATCCGCTGCGGCTGCAGTACAGCGGCCGGCTGTGGCTGCGCGCCCTGAGCAGCGAACTGGGCCGCCTGCGCGAATTTAACCAGCTGGGCGTGGAGCTGCTGGGCGTGGCGACGCCGGCCAGTGACGCTGAACTGCTGCACCTGGCTGCCGCCGCCCTGGATGCGGTGGGGGTGGGGGCGCAGCTGGAAGTGGGCTATCCCGGCTACGTGGACGCCGTGCTGGAAGACGCCGGCCTCCACGGCCCGGCGCGCGCCGCCCTGCACGACGCGGTGGACCGCAAAAGTGGCGCCGATGTCGAACTGCTGGCCGGGCAGTTCAGTCTGGACGCCGATACCCGTCGCACCCTGCACGCCCTGACCGACCTCTACGGCGGCCCCGAGGTGCTCGACGCCGCCGAGGCGCTGGCCGGTGGCGAGCGGGCGCGCGAAGCGGTGGCCCACCTGCGGGTGGTCGCCGCGCGCTACGGCGGGCCGCTGCTGTTTGACCTGGGCGTCAGCCGCCGCTACGGCTACTACACGGGCCTGACCTTCCGGGCCTATGCGGCGGGCATCAACCAGCCGGTGCTGGGCGGCGGCCGGTACGCTCTGGACGGCGGCGCCCTGCCCGGCGCCGGGTTCGCCCTGGGCCTGGAGCGCCTGATGCGCGCCCTGGCGCCCAGCCTGCCCCCCGAGCCAGAGGTGGTGCTGGCCCTGGACCTGACGGCCGCCCAGGTGGCCCGCGCCCAGGGGCTCTACGCCGAACTGGCCTGGACCGACGACGAAGCGCAGCTGCGCGCCTTTTGCGCCGCACGCGGCATTGAGCGCTGGGTCAGCAGTGGCCCGGCCGGCGCCGAATTTACGGCGGTGAACGCATGA
- a CDS encoding endonuclease III domain-containing protein, which yields MPRVPEVFSVPDTLAEVTRRLVAAYLPDGAAPPRTRQPDLLNELIRTILGQQNTREAADRQFRALRAAYPAWEAALLDGPDGIETTLKDAGGGLHRAKAAHLYGLLTALAERAQAGGHSLGLGDLVGLTDEQARAALESLPGVGRHTASLLLLFDLHRAAMPVEGNLDRLARRLEWVPDAWSAARVTRWYDAVTPRTAPDRLALHVAGVRHGRATCTARHPRCDRCVLQGLCPSAALLGPKSEGRPLSSEADDDVFF from the coding sequence ATGCCGCGCGTTCCTGAAGTGTTCTCTGTGCCTGACACCCTCGCGGAAGTTACGCGCCGCCTGGTGGCGGCCTATCTGCCGGACGGCGCGGCGCCGCCCCGCACCCGCCAGCCGGACCTGCTGAATGAACTGATTCGCACCATCCTGGGTCAGCAAAACACCCGTGAGGCCGCTGACCGTCAGTTTCGTGCGCTGCGGGCGGCCTATCCAGCCTGGGAAGCGGCGTTGCTGGACGGTCCAGACGGCATAGAAACCACCCTGAAGGATGCGGGTGGTGGCCTGCACCGGGCCAAAGCGGCCCACCTGTACGGCCTCCTGACGGCCCTGGCCGAGCGCGCCCAGGCAGGTGGCCACTCCTTGGGCCTGGGCGACCTGGTCGGCTTGACGGACGAGCAGGCCCGCGCCGCCCTGGAAAGTCTGCCGGGGGTGGGCCGGCACACTGCCAGCCTGCTGCTGCTGTTTGATCTGCACCGCGCCGCCATGCCGGTCGAGGGCAATCTGGACCGGCTGGCGCGGCGCCTGGAGTGGGTGCCGGACGCCTGGAGTGCCGCGCGCGTCACGCGCTGGTACGACGCGGTGACGCCGCGCACGGCCCCCGACCGTCTGGCCCTGCATGTCGCCGGGGTGCGGCATGGCCGCGCCACCTGCACCGCCCGCCACCCGCGCTGCGACCGCTGCGTCCTGCAGGGGCTGTGCCCCTCGGCGGCGCTGCTGGGGCCGAAGTCCGAGGGCCGGCCGTTATCCTCGGAGGCAGATGACGACGTTTTCTTCTGA